The Dermacentor silvarum isolate Dsil-2018 chromosome 11, BIME_Dsil_1.4, whole genome shotgun sequence region ATCACACCAGCCTCATCACATCATACACTGCTGACTCTTCTTTAATTATCTCTTCGCGGAAAACAAATCATACAAGATTTCTAGAAGTGCAATCTAACAATACATCTGATTTAATGTTTGCCTTTGGTGACATATAACACCTGGATTCCTTCCATGCTTGTTAAGAGCAGTGTGACCTTGACAGTGCATATTGTCAGAATAATTTGTAACTCAAAAAAAAGCTTGATCTGATGTCAATATGTCACAGTCCCAATATTCACAAAATGGGTTGAATGTTTCTTGGTTCTCTGAAGACTGTTCTGCACTCGCTAAACATGAAGAACCTGCATTCCTTGCAAGTCCTTCTAACGCAATGGCAATCAGAGCAGTGTATATTTAATTATTGCTTAACAATGGCTGAACAAGAAAAGCCTTAGCCTAACCCAttgtagtggctttggtgttgcgctgctaagcccataGGCGCGGGGTCATATCCTGGCCGGGGCGGCcagatttcgatgggggcgaaatgcaaaaacccctatgtaccatgcattgggtgcatgttaaagaaccccaggtggtcgaaattaatcgggagtcccccGACACGGCGTTCCTCATCACCATATTGTGGTTTTGGaatgtaaaaccctagaatttttTAAGCTTTAGCTCAGAGATATGTCTCAACGAGAGGACTCCCTTGCCAAAGCATTAGCTTCGAGCTGAGGCTGCCCTTGCATGCCCTATTTTAAATAAGGTCCCCATTTTCTGCACCCCCTTCTGAATTTGCATGTTTAATCATGTTCCTTGTGCTGATATTGAGTTAACTGCCCTATTGCTCATTCCTGCTAAACTTTACATCTGCAGCTGCGAATGAATagcacttcttctttctggggttttacgtctcaaaaccagttccgattatgaggcacgccatagtggtgggttccggaataattttgaccacctggggttctgtaacgtgcactacaacgcaagcacatgggcggtttttgcatttcgcctccatcgaaatgcggccgccacggccgggattcgatcccgtgacctcgtgctcagcagcgcaacaccttagctaactgagccaccgcggcgggttgaaTAGCACTTTAACACCTTTTGTATACTTTCTACGCAGTGAGGAAGAAGTATTCTAAGACTCCTTTCAGCGTGACAGCTATCATCGCGATAACTGTCATTGTGCCAACAGCAATATCTGTAGCATGCTGCGCCATCTATTGGGCTCACTTGTACTATAGAAGACAGCGTGCACTGGTAAGTTGATGCAGCAGTGTACTTTGCAAATGCAGATATAATTTTTGAATGTGTACGGAACTACAACCACTTGAATGGCTTGCCTTCAAGTGGCAACTGCAAAGTACTGTCTGTGGAACTTTCTCCTTGGCATATTTTTTCTAGAATGGAGTGACAGTGTTTAGAGGGAGTTAAACATTTCCATATGCTGTCCCCCTTGTCTTAGCATGGCACTGACTGATAGCAGCATGGCCTCCTTACGTTTCCAGTACATTGCGAGAGTACACCTAGAACATGACAGCTATCCTTTCCGTCTTTTCCGTATTGTATCCCATTTCTACATCGCCATCTATCGTGACATTTTTACTGCAGCAGCTGTTTATGGTTGCTTCAGCTCCCAACGTAATTATACATTCATTAGCTTGCACAATCTCTGCACATGCTTCAGGTATTTGCCGGGAGGTTGTGTAAATATTTACTTAATGCTTTTATAACAGTTGTAAAGCTTCAACGGTAGCAGTCAAGAATCCTAGCGCAAGCATATTTCTTTTAACTCGATGTAGCCACTAACAAGAAGCTGGTCTATAATGTAGCGATCCTATTCCAATGCCATTTCTCTTTGTGCTTCGCCAGTTCTTTATGCTTCCTCTCCTTACTAGTAGAGGAGTCACTGGCATAGCCTCTGCATCACATTTGCTGCCAGCAGTATACAGGTAGCCAGCAGCAGTAAAACTTTTGGATTCCTGGGAAATCCAGAACGTGCAAAACTGCCAGTGTAAATGTGTGACGCTGCAAGAAAAGAAGGGAGAGAAATAaatttggcagtttcgcccgaaaagcgaaccATTGTCAGCAATAGTAAGGTTTAATGTTGCGCTTGAACTCTTCATACGGTGTTTTAACTATATGCGAGTGCAACATATTGGTGCGACATGGCATGCAAGGCAACCTGCTGGGCAGAGGTAACACTGCCCTGGTAGCTACCAGGCGTCTGGCAACACTGGCACGATGAAGAGCACTGTCAGTGGTGTTGCAGGCATCACACCTTGATGGTGCGAGATACGAGACTGATGGGGAACCGTCGTCATTAGTCAGCTCCCAGTGAAGTATCAGATGATGTTGGCTTGACATGTACTGCCCATTTCGCTCGAACCAGTGCATACACACAGCAGTTCAGCAGGAATGCCTGTATGCAAATATTGCATGTGCGCAGAATGCTCATGCCAGCAGTGGAAGGCAGAATGCTGTCCTGGCTTTAAAGCGATTGAGCGCACTGTTCAGGGTGCATCCACTTCACTTCTTAGTTTTGGCTGCCAAATGCACGCCATTCTTCTCGTGGTCCTCCAACCAAGCCTCTGTGTACGTGGTGCGCATGGGCCGTTGATAAAGAACGTACTACAACGCCGACGTCAACGGTGCACCTTGAGTGTCCCTATTATTGCTATTGCTTTAAAAAGGAAGTAGGGGTTTTGACATAAATGTCACATGGCCACTTGACTCTGATACGGAAGAAGGCAGGGAAGGGATGTCACTTATGGGTGCTGGCCAATGCAATGGGAGAGAGCCTCTGCTGCAAGGAGAGCAACTCACTTCTGCGCACCAACACCTTGCATCATTTTATTTGCCTCTATCTTTGCTATTACTGAACCCTTTTTTTAAACATTCTTGCTGTATAAAGTTTCTTGGATGACTGTTTCAACTTCAAGTGTTCAACCAAAATTTAAAGGAgtctggtgaggggccctttaatttAAACAAACATGCATTTATCTCATAGACAAAGCAACTATACTATAGTATAATGAACTGCAAGAAGCACGCTAACTATACCTCAGCCATCATTGAAAGCCAGCatggaaaaaaaaatggctgatcCCGTGCCTGTGCTGGAATTAGTTGTTAAGCGAAGCATTCTTTCGTGTTTAGGAAAATGTCTTGCAAACCTAATACTAATGATGCAATTGTTTGCACAAAATGGCACAAATGCAATACAGTGTTGATGGAAAAGTAATGGATTGATGAAAGTGTTTTTGATGAAGCTGTGGCGTCCAGTTCTGTGTGAAATGGTTTTTGCGCTAGAAGATGTGGACCAAGAAAGGGGGTACAGGGTGCTTTCAGTGCGACACAAATGCACAATAAATTTATTGTATGCAAAGGACATGTCTATTGGTTTTTATCACTGCACATCACTCACTAGACAGTTTCTTCACGTTATGCATCTTCAGACATGTCAGTGTTTGTAATCGCCGATGCATGTTCAATTAGCACCATTTCACATGGTTGCAGGGGTGCTGTGTCATGACTGAAGGCGTTGCAGCGAGCTAGCTTTTGCATCGCATCTTCTCTACTGTGTTCTAGTTCTTGGTGTTGGCATTGCACAATGATGACAAGCGGTGTGTGCATTCAGAAATACAAGTTGTAACAAGTAACACTCTAAGTCTCGATTCCTCTGGCGAACATGTGGTCAATTGCACCACCAGTTCTCGACGTGTGGAGTGATGAATGGCTGGGGTGACAGCTTCCAAGATGCataacgaagatgttttccatGAAGCTCGGTAACTACTTGTTCTCCAGTTTTCATAGGTCGATGTAACTGTCTTCGGTAAAGACCTACTACCTCTGGCTACAATCATTTCATGGCTGTTGTAGCCAGAGGTCACTACTGCGGGTGCCTAGGCAACGAAGCACAAAGCAAGAAAGTACATTCAACCCTCGTTTTAACGAAATCGCTTTATTTCAAATATTGCTTTGTTCAGGGTTTTTCATGTTCCCACGTTGCTATGACTCTCTTATAACTTCTCCACTTTTAATGAAATGCCGCTTATAACGAAGTCACTTTCCTGTCCCGATAAATTCGTTACGATGAGGGTTACAACTTGCTTTTTGCATTGCTGATGGACTGACATAAAGGGCGACCTACCAACGTGACATCCACATCTCCACAACTCATGCAACTCGTGCAACACCCACGTCGTCTGATAGGATGCACTCGGCGTCCGTGTCAGGTGGTAGTGACAACTTCATTAGGCTGACTACGAGATGCGTGGCGCAGTCTCGTTCTTGTAAATTGCCATGCCAGCACACATAGCTGCACTCAGGCTTCCAGTGGCACACTCGTAGGAGACCGGCAATTGGCTGTAGGACCGTAGGTCATGTCTCTCCACTGTCCATGGCCTCCACACGTCATTGTTCCACTTCCTGCTTCTAGGTGTAATGTTTACCGTGCTCCTCACTGCTTGCTCAAAGCTGGAAAGCATCATCATTCTCTTTCGTGTTTATGAGCCAGCATTCACGCGCATTCTGCAACATTTCAAAGTGCAATGAAGACATTCTTGTTCTGCATGACGCTTCTTCCCTCTGTTTCTTGTACACTTGATGCATGCTTTAGTCTTATTTTATTATTGACGTGTTTATGACGTGCGACAGCTGACCTCCACACTCTGGTGCTTCTGTTGGCAACTTCCTTCTTGCCTCTCATTGCCCCACGTTGCAAGAAATTGAAAGCTGCGACAGCATTGTGGCACCGTCTCTGGTGCCCCAGCCTTGCACTGAGGAAGACTAGTGGGTAGTGTGGTAGTGGCTAGTGGCCTGGTGTGTAGTCAGATAGTAATTAGTAATGGGCTTGTGTCTACTTGGTCAAGACAGCAGCCATCAGCAGCCAGCAGTTGCAAAGTGGGATCAAGAGGCAGAGAAAGCTTCACTTCAAGAACAGTTATCAAGGGCCAATAAAGCAGAGCCTCGTTGCCACCAATTATAGTGCAAGCTATTTCTCTGCCTGACTTTGAGCCATGCATAAGGCTAACATTGTAACAAAGTAATCACTGCGACAAGTCATAGCAGTCAGTTATACGAACAAATAACTGAAGAAGTTAAGCAGAGGAAGAAACAGCTACTGCTGTTAACTGTGGTACTGAGGTTTTATATCAGTGGCacttaatcattttttttttgtgcccctGCTCTCCGTTATCACTCATGGCAGCAGTTTCTTTCTGCCCTTCTGTTCCTGTGCAAAATAGCAAGGCGGAGTAGTTATCATCTGCCCTTTATCTCTACATATCCCTCATTCTCAACTACAGAGCTCATTCAGCCACCATGTCGTGCTTTGCAGGCAATGATGCAATCTGGCCCCTATGAGCCACCAACGTTGGGTCCAGCTCCGATTCCAGGTCCAGTGATGTCAGGTGCACCTACTCGCAGCCACCCAGAAGCGTATCCTCTCATACCCGGTGGATCCGCATCTCTGAATATGCTGAATACACAACAGAAAGGTTGTCAAGAAGAGAGAAGTCCTCTCTACCCCAAGGATGGATTCTACTCTGATTATAGCAGCTCGTCCCTGCCCCAGCTACCCACAGCAACAATGCCATCTGCGCCACCTCAACCACCGCCCCCTTATGGCAACTGAAAGAACTAGCATCACCTCGACCTTCGTGGATGCAATGGGCTGGCCACGGTGGCACACTCTGCTGTTGAGTTGGAAGTTGCAAGATTTTACCCCAATGGGAACACAATGCAAAAGCGCTACTGTGGTCATAGCATGTCCCTGCCACAATCGCCCACAGCACCAATGCCATCTGCGCATTCGCTTATAACAAGAAAAAATGTATGTAGATCCAATGctcatgttggaatctatgtgaagcgaagctttagtgatGCAGTTAATGAAGTGTTATTACAAGTAAATTTGATGCGTACAATAGTATTTATTTTCATTGTGTGAAatgtgtaatctcatgcaatgtttgcGCGCCGTAGAAAGTCGCAAGCTATGCTGGAATGCAAACACCAAATGAGGCAAACGCATTGCGAGACAACGATTCAGCAATGTCATTAGGGCAAAGGCAATGTATGTTGCTTGTGGATGACATACATTTAAGGATTCAATACCCCTTGTGCCACAGTGGCACATTGTGGAGGGTTTGTGAAGAATTGGCACATTCACTGTAGCACATAACCATTgccgcatacccagtggcccaggAATAGTGTAGTGCAAAtataagaaatttaagaaaatcaATGAAGCTGTTGCGTATTGTGCATTATTCCATTAAAGGGTCTATGTGCTTTTAAGATACCTATGAGCCGACATTACATGTGCAGGTTTTATGTTGCGATTTATTGTTTCGCTAGGTAGAAGAAGGACGCACTCACTGCCACTACTTCGTCGGTCAGTGGGCAGTGCTATATAATGCTGGTTTACTAGAGCCTAGCTCTCATGCCTATTATGTGAGAAACTGATCAGCGACAACCCACGCCAAACAACGGTGTTGTAGGCAAAGAAAGTTTAAAATTGCACATCCACTTACGACACGTTCTTCAAACCAAGAGACATTTTTTAAGCCACATTGCTCAAACCCACGCTAAATGtagcttaaaggggccctgaaacactttttgaacatagtaaaaaAATGTTGCCAATTTTTttaacgaggctcctgtgaacatgtgagccaaatattattgcactgcacaCAACAGTAAACTTGCAATCTCTTGTCAGAAGCAGTGAACAGTCGCTTGCTCTCGCACACAATGTCGTCATCGAAAGCAGTTGGCCCACCAATGCTATCGGCTGATTTCatgatcgcgagaacattctcagtaatacataattgctaatattgagttaaataaatgaaaaatatatatgtctacaatctcaaaaagacagaaaaattatttcatctttgcactgcgtGTAGTGCAAAGCCAGGTATTGGTGCGATAATGCCACTTATAGTTAAAGGATACGAAAAATTTTTCCGGCATGAGATTTGTGAGACGATGTAGTTTAacagtgaggccattctatgattagttaaaaaAAGTTTCAGGGCCCCTCTCTAAGGCAGGCCATTGAAAGCATCTCTGCATTCTTGCTCAAGCACATCCTATATACCATTAAATTATCCCTGTGGTCAATCACCCATACAAATTGGGTCCCTTGCCCAATAGATAATAGTAATTGTCAATAGTCAATAATagtcattgtgaacaaggctcccttgcgggagccgaaacgtcttttatttGAATACCCTATACTGTACCTTGGTCGGCGCCGTGTGTTTTATTGACAATGGTTCCCTGGAACTGACATGAACTAGCCTCAAATCAAAGTCTGTCAAATTGCCCTAAACCAGCATAAGAAAAGTGTGTTCATTTATGGCCTATGTTTTCCTGGTGGGTCATCTCATCATAGTTCCCCGTGTGGTCTTTTCTTACCCTATTGCATACCAGCAGTTCTGCTACCACCTTCAGCAGGTGATGTCACTTCTATTATGCAACCTTGCGGAATCAACTGAAGCTCCTCTTTATAATCACTGGCAGCCATCATGACATTGGGTGAGACACTGCTTTCTTCTTATCACCTCTATCCTGCTCTTGGTGCCTACAGTCCTTCAGCCGGCATCCCCATGTGAAGTAACATGTAAGTTGTTCTACACATGCTGGCATACTTCTCAGCTCGTCAaatccctctctctctccgccaTGAAAGTACAGGGGCTATACTCTGGGATACTCTACGATACTCTCTTGATGACTTAAGGTTTTTCTGCCTTTCACACGATCAAAGCACTCGCACACTATGTCAAAATAATGGTGATGAAATTACAGCATGCCCAAGCTGCTTCTTTTGTCACTGCTGCTGTTTTAGTGGATTGGGATGCATTTAAGACCCCTGCTGTTGTCATTCTAGAACACAGCAAAAACTCTCAAGCTTCATGTCTTGTCTGCGCACCGAAGTGACACTGGCAGAGCGGTAACAGTGATGCTGCAATCGCAACAACAGGGACGTACAAATCCCACAGCAGAGGGTGGCATTACAAAGGGGAAAGTTGTTCTGAGAGGTTCAGGTATAGCACTTGTTCTCACAAGTAGTGAATATGGTTGCTTTTGCATGCAATCTTAGTGGGCAGTGCAGTAATGAGAACATAACAGTTCGCTCTTGACACCCTCTTCACTTCCAAGCACTTCCAAAGTAGCTGGAGGGACGTGAAATACTCGGGCATTTTCCAGCACAGTTGTCTATCACATTGCAAGTTAACTTTTACATTTTATTGCACCAAAGCTGCACCATAGGCTATGAAGAATGCCATTGCAAGCAGCTCCTGACTTGTGTTATAGCAACCCAAGGTTCTTTCCTAAAGCGTATATAGTACATGGAGGTTGTTGCATTGTGCCCCCATCGAGATTTGATCATGTGAATTCCTCCTTCTCAGCAGAGTGGTGGGATCTCTGAGCTGCCGTGGTAAGTCCATTACTTCCACAGTGTTTTAGGTGATGCCAGTATGTTTCATTCAGTTTGTGCAAAGGGGCAGTAGCTTAGGGAATGCATATGTCACTGATACTGTTGGCAGCTATGGCAGGGCTTATGACTAGAGTTGAATCTATCCTCAGGGTAGGAGGACCCCTCCGTTTCTGGAAGCCCCTCTGTTGTGTGTACGTCTGCAATGTGGATGCACCCGGTATGGGAGGACACACTTCTGGAGGTGGGGTGTGCGTGTAGGTAGTTACACCGGACAACGCTGGACTTAATGATGAAGAGACACATAGGGGTGGGGGTTGGGTTGCAGCATTGCCTGCAAGCACAACATGACGGCTGAATGGTGTTACAAATGAGCTCTATGTTTGACGAGCAAGAAGGATATGTAAAGGGAAGGGGCAGAAAGGCCAGCTTGATGCTGATTGCTCTGTCCTTTTATTCTGCACAGGGgcaaaaggaaagagagaaaaaaaaaggaatgctcACTGGTATTACTTTTAGCTATGATTCCGTTGCTACAATCTAGTCTTACACGTAGCTTGAAGCCAAGCAGAGAAACAGCTTGCGCTATCAGTGGTGGCATCAAGGCCTTGCTTTATCGTCCCCATGTAGTTTCATTTTTCCAAGCTAGGTTTCAACAAAAAGTACTATATTCGAGGTATAGTTAGTTGGCTTTCCAGTTTTTTATATAGCACAATTGCGTTGTCTATGTGAGAAACGCATGTTCATTTATGTTAAGGGCCCCTCACTGCAAGCCTCATTAGAAGTCTTGGTTATATATACACTGGAAGTTATAAACAGCCGTCCAGGGAGCATGCTGCAGAGAGGATTTTTAGATAAGGTTTAATATGATGGATGCATCATACGATATTGTGGATGATGGATGCATAGATATGTTGAGA contains the following coding sequences:
- the LOC119433381 gene encoding atrophin-1-like isoform X1, which gives rise to MDRLTHATGSICFILLHMANADDDFREKMRKKYAKPALPFWAIITVILILATFVTSCIMFWCVFYPRRRQALAMMQSGPYEPPTLGPAPIPGPVMSGAPTRSHPEAYPLIPGGSASLNMLNTQQKGCQEERSPLYPKDGFYSDYSSSSLPQLPTATMPSAPPQPPPPYGN